The following are encoded together in the Nitrospirota bacterium genome:
- the thpR gene encoding RNA 2',3'-cyclic phosphodiesterase, which yields MRCFIAVSLPEELKSKISCIQEKLKAAGADVSWTRKEGMHLTLKFLGDKDEVKIPDIKKALDMAVDGIVPFSLSVSGLGIFPDMRRPRVVWVGLKEEGDNVIRLQKGVEAELKKRGFPAEGRSFTPHITLGRIRTDKNIEKLLRLIDDEKRSDPGGFPVSEIHLIKSELKPSGAVYTELFSVMLSSGAKGKI from the coding sequence TTGAGATGTTTTATAGCTGTATCATTGCCTGAAGAATTGAAGTCTAAGATATCCTGTATTCAGGAGAAGCTAAAGGCTGCTGGTGCCGATGTGTCCTGGACCAGAAAGGAAGGGATGCATCTTACACTTAAGTTTCTGGGTGACAAAGATGAAGTGAAGATACCTGATATTAAGAAGGCATTAGACATGGCAGTTGATGGCATAGTACCCTTTTCTCTGAGTGTATCAGGACTGGGAATTTTCCCTGATATGAGAAGACCGAGGGTAGTGTGGGTTGGTTTGAAGGAGGAAGGGGATAATGTGATTAGACTTCAAAAGGGTGTAGAAGCAGAGCTTAAAAAAAGAGGGTTTCCCGCTGAGGGCCGGAGTTTTACACCGCATATAACGTTAGGGCGTATTAGGACTGATAAAAACATTGAGAAATTGTTAAGGTTGATTGATGATGAGAAGAGAAGTGACCCGGGTGGATTTCCGGTTTCGGAGATACATCTTATAAAGAGTGAATTAAAACCTTCCGGGGCTGTTTATACTGAACTGTTTTCCGTTATGTTAAGCTCGGGGGCAAAGGGTAAAATTTAA
- a CDS encoding phosphatidylglycerophosphatase A, translating to MVIFQRQLIIKFLSSGFFAGYFPVAPGTIGSLAGILACFLLRDVPFSTYVIIVILILIAGIYIAGEAEKIYQAKDCPHIVIDEIAGIFFTFIYIPKDLGFLLAGFLAFRFFDILKPYPIRMIDEKIEGGWGIMFDDVLAGIYANLLIRLIGWGTGWL from the coding sequence GTGGTTATCTTTCAGCGGCAACTCATTATCAAATTCCTTTCCTCAGGCTTCTTTGCAGGCTACTTTCCGGTAGCCCCTGGAACTATTGGCAGTCTTGCAGGCATCCTGGCCTGTTTTCTCCTTCGGGATGTCCCGTTCAGTACATATGTAATCATAGTAATACTGATTCTAATTGCCGGTATTTACATAGCAGGTGAAGCGGAGAAGATTTATCAGGCAAAAGACTGCCCGCATATTGTTATTGACGAAATCGCAGGAATATTCTTTACTTTTATATATATTCCCAAAGATCTTGGTTTTCTGCTGGCAGGTTTTCTGGCATTCCGTTTTTTTGATATCCTCAAGCCATATCCCATCAGAATGATAGACGAGAAAATAGAGGGCGGATGGGGTATAATGTTTGATGACGTTTTAGCAGGTATTTATGCCAATTTACTTATCAGGTTGATTGGATGGGGGACAGGATGGCTGTAG
- the recA gene encoding recombinase RecA yields the protein MGEKEQKMKALDLALSQIEKQFGKGAIMRLGTDGVLADAVVISTGSLGLDIALGVGGMPRGRVVEIFGPESSGKTTLSLHVIAEAQKNGGVAAFVDAEHALDVGYAKKLGVHIDDLLISQPDTGEQALEIAETLVRSGAIDVIVVDSVAALVPRAEIEGEMGDSHMGLHARLMSQALRKLTAAISKSMTTVIFINQIRMKIGVMFGNPETTTGGNALKFYSSVRLDIRKVETIKEGQDVTGNKVRVKIVKNKLAPPFKQAEFDILFNEGISRLGELIDLGVDKGIIEKSGSWYSYKGDRIGQGRENARQTLKENAPMAKEIEVSIKEACGLQKIEAKPSEKKG from the coding sequence ATGGGTGAGAAAGAGCAGAAGATGAAGGCGCTGGATTTGGCCCTTTCACAGATTGAGAAGCAATTTGGTAAAGGGGCTATTATGCGTTTGGGGACAGATGGTGTGCTGGCTGATGCAGTTGTTATATCTACGGGTTCCCTGGGGCTTGATATTGCGCTTGGAGTAGGCGGTATGCCGAGGGGCAGGGTGGTTGAGATCTTTGGTCCTGAATCATCAGGAAAGACCACTCTTTCCCTTCATGTAATAGCGGAGGCACAGAAAAATGGCGGGGTGGCGGCGTTTGTTGATGCCGAGCATGCGCTCGATGTCGGTTATGCAAAAAAGCTTGGTGTACATATAGATGATCTCCTGATTTCACAGCCGGATACAGGTGAGCAGGCGCTTGAGATTGCTGAGACGCTCGTGAGGAGCGGTGCGATTGATGTTATTGTAGTTGATTCTGTAGCTGCCCTTGTCCCTCGTGCCGAGATAGAAGGTGAGATGGGTGATTCCCACATGGGACTCCATGCGAGGCTGATGTCTCAGGCATTAAGGAAGCTGACCGCAGCGATCAGCAAGTCTATGACAACGGTAATCTTTATCAATCAGATAAGGATGAAGATTGGTGTGATGTTCGGGAATCCTGAGACTACTACCGGTGGTAATGCATTAAAGTTTTATTCATCCGTAAGGCTTGATATAAGAAAGGTGGAAACGATTAAAGAGGGACAGGATGTTACAGGAAACAAGGTCAGGGTGAAGATTGTAAAAAACAAACTTGCCCCTCCGTTTAAACAGGCTGAGTTTGACATACTGTTTAATGAGGGGATCTCAAGGCTTGGTGAATTGATTGATCTGGGAGTTGATAAGGGGATTATAGAGAAGAGCGGTTCATGGTATTCTTATAAAGGTGACAGGATTGGCCAGGGCAGGGAGAATGCAAGGCAGACGTTGAAGGAGAATGCGCCAATGGCAAAAGAAATAGAAGTCAGCATTAAAGAGGCGTGCGGCCTGCAAAAGATTGAGGCAAAGCCTTCCGAAAAGAAAGGCTGA
- a CDS encoding CinA family protein — MAVGQEMEIIEVIIGRLLRKRGWRLSTAESCTGGLIGHRITNVPGSSDYYDGGVITYSNDAKRKLLNVHEETIKTYGAVSRQTAVAMVEGIRKLRGVEVGIGVTGIAGPGGETTAKPVGLVYIALSSPVRVECKEFRFHGDREIIKLQASEAALNMLRKLLEEPVIV; from the coding sequence ATGGCTGTAGGACAGGAGATGGAGATAATAGAAGTGATAATCGGCAGGCTTCTTCGTAAGAGGGGGTGGAGGCTTTCAACAGCAGAATCATGCACTGGGGGATTGATCGGGCACAGGATTACCAATGTCCCCGGTAGTTCTGATTATTATGATGGCGGGGTAATTACTTACAGCAACGATGCCAAGAGAAAGCTATTGAATGTACATGAGGAGACAATCAAGACATATGGCGCCGTAAGCCGTCAGACTGCTGTAGCAATGGTGGAGGGTATAAGGAAATTGAGAGGCGTTGAGGTAGGTATAGGAGTCACCGGCATAGCCGGCCCTGGAGGTGAAACAACGGCAAAACCCGTTGGTCTTGTATATATTGCATTGTCCTCGCCGGTTCGTGTAGAGTGTAAAGAATTCAGATTTCACGGGGATAGGGAAATAATCAAGTTGCAGGCTTCTGAAGCTGCACTGAATATGCTCAGAAAGTTGCTGGAGGAACCTGTGATTGTATAA